In one Solanum dulcamara chromosome 1, daSolDulc1.2, whole genome shotgun sequence genomic region, the following are encoded:
- the LOC129889625 gene encoding uncharacterized protein LOC129889625 — protein MKVETLTLVLVNLAGIMEKADESLLPGVYKEVGDALHTDPTGLGSLTLFRSMVQSACYPIAAYLAARHNRAHVIAYGAFLWAAATFLVSFSTTFFQLAVSRALNGIGLAIVSPAIQSLVADSCDESNRGMAFGWLQFTSNIGSLVGGYVSLLIAPITFMRIPGWRLSFHLVGLISVVVGILVRLFATDPHFPDDNLRGSGKVHGNSYSFISEVQGLLQEAKSVVKIPSFQIIVAQGVMGSFPWSALSFAPMWLELTGFTHVETAILLSLFVVGDSIGSLFGGRMGDILSRSLPNSGRIILAQISSGTAIPLAAILLLSLPDDPSSIFMHGLVLFVSGFFISWTAPATNNPIFAEIVHKKARTSVYALDRSFESVLSSFAPPVVGLLAQDVYGYMPVPPGADSISTDRENATSLAKALFTAIGTPMALCCVIYSFLYCTYPRDKEKAQMEALIESEMQLLALDPSSLSGQYSLVRSSENQESYHDEKPVDEMDFSEDGLDFEDDDDKTLIYRRPMISKFAE, from the exons atGAAGGTAGAAACACTTACTCTTGTGTTAGTAAATTTAGCAGGTATTATGGAAAAAGCAGATGAGTCATTGTTACCAGGAGTCTATAAAGAAGTTGGAGATGCACTCCACACGGACCCAACCGGTTTAGGTTCGCTCACCCTCTTCCGGTCCATGGTCCAGTCCGCGTGCTATCCTATCGCGGCTTATCTAGCTGCACGCCACAACCGGGCTCATGTTATTGCCTATGGTGCATTTTTATGGGCTGCAGCTACATTTCTCGTCTCTTTCTCCACCACCTTCTTTCAA TTGGCAGTGTCAAGAGCTTTGAATGGGATTGGACTAGCTATAGTTTCCCCTGCTATTCAATCACTAGTAGCTGACTCTTGTGATGAAAGCAACCGCGGCATGGCATTTGGATGGCTGCAATTCACTAGCAACATTGGTTCACTTGTTGGTGGATATGTTTCCTTATTGATAGCTCCTATCACATTCATGAGAATCCCTGGATGGAGACTTTCTTTTCATCTTGTTGGTTTGATCAGTGTTGTTGTTGGCATTCTAGTTCGTTTATTCGCGACTGATCCTCATTTCCCTGATGATAATTTGAGAGGTAGTGGTAAAGTTCATGGAAATTCCTATTCCTTTATATCAGAAGTTCAAGGTCTACTTCAAGAAGCAAAATCAGTCGTAAAGATTCCGTCTTTTCAGATTATTGTAGCTCAAGGTGTTATGGGATCTTTCCCTTGGTCAGCTTTGTCATTTGCTCCAATGTGGTTAGAACTTACTGGATTTACTCATGTGGAGACTGCTATTCTTCTTAGCTTGTTTGTGGTTGGTGATTCCATTGGGAGTTTGTTTGGAGGCAGGATGGGAGACATTTTATCGCGGAGTTTACCCAATAGTGGCAGGATAATTTTGGCACAAATAAGCTCAGGAACAGCTATTCCACTTGCAGCAATTCTTCTGCTTTCTTTGCCTGATGATCCCTCATCAATTTTCATGCATGGTTTGGTCTTGTTTGTGTCTGGATTTTTCATTTCTTGGACTGCACCAGCTACAAACAA TCCAATATTTGCAGAGATAGTACACAAGAAGGCGCGAACAAGTGTGTATGCTCTGGACCGATCTTTTGAATCCGTATTATCATCATTTGCTCCTCCAGTTGTTGGACTACTGGCTCAGGATGTTTATGGTTATATGCCAGTTCCTCCAGGTGCTGATAGTATTTCTACAGATAGAGAAAATGCTACGTCTTTGGCTAAGGCGTTGTTCACTGCAATAGGAACTCCAATGGCACTATGTTGTGTTATTTACTCTTTTCTTTATTGCACCTATCCAAGGGATAAGGAAAAGGCTCAAATGGAAGCTCTGATCGAATCCGAGATGCAACTCTTAGCCTTGGATCCTTCATCTCTTAGCGGACAATATTCACTAGTTAGGTCATCCGAAAACCAAGAGAGTTATCACGATGAAAAACCTGTAGATGAAATGGATTTCAGTGAGGATGGACTTGATTTTGAAGATGATGATGACAAGACATTAATCTATCGTCGTCCAATGATTTCCAAATTTGCTGAATAG
- the LOC129889631 gene encoding probable carbohydrate esterase At4g34215 yields the protein MLYKKKKMFPLLLLMLLSHSQWIATANVTKGCNSIIKNIFILSGQSNMSGRGGVFNQTSPSGTVNLTWDRVVPPECQPNSSVLRLSRELTWVEAQEPLHKDIDVNKTCGIGPGMSFANKLKMDEPNIGLIGLVPCAIGGTNITQWVRGGWLYNEMIRRTKVALQGGGTIRGMLWYQGESDAIDFEDAKLYKGRLKKFFKNVRMDLELPTLPIVQVALATAPGPYMEVIRKAQLGINLPNVRCVDAKGLPIGPDFLHLTTPAQVQLGKMLAHAFLQTQKENPN from the exons ATgctctacaaaaaaaaaaaaatgttcccCCTTTTGTTGCTGATGCTTTTGTCACATTCGCAATGGATAGCCACCGCAAATGTAACAAAAGGTTGTAATTCAATAATCAAGAACATTTTCATTTTATCTGGACAAAGCAACATGTCAGGCCGTGGCGGAGTCTTTAATCAGACCAGTCCATCAGGTACGGTTAATTTAACTTGGGATAGAGTTGTTCCGCCTGAATGTCAGCCCAATTCATCAGTCCTCCGGCTTAGCAGAGAACTTACATGGGTTGAAGCTCAAGAGCCGTTGCACAAAGACATAGATGTGAACAAAACATGTGGGATTGGGCCGGGTATGTCATTTGCTAATAAACTCAAAATGGATGAGCCGAATATTGGATTGATTGGGTTGGTCCCGTGCGCAATTGGAGGGACAAATATTACTCAATGGGTGCGCGGTGGATGGCTTTATAACGAAATGATAAGGAGGACTAAGGTCGCGTTGCAAGGTGGAGGGACGATAAGAGGGATGCTGTGGTAccaaggggaaagtgatgcaaTTGATTTTGAGGATGCTAAATTGTATAAAGGTAGATTGaagaaatttttcaaaaatgttcgTATGGATTTAGAGCTACCTACACTCCCTATTGTTCAG GTGGCATTGGCTACAGCACCAGGGCCATATATGGAAGTGATCAGGAAAGCTCAGCTGGGGATTAATCTTCCAAATGTGAGATGTGTAGATGCTAAAGGGCTTCCAATTGGCCCAGATTTCTTGCACCTTACAACTCCAGCACAAGTCCAGCTTGGGAAGATGTTGGCTCATGCCTTCCTTCAAACTCAAAA